In the genome of Natronomonas salina, the window GCTCTCGGACGTCGGCCCCCACCTGGAGTCGGAACTGCTCGCCGTCGTCCCCTGACCAGCCATGAACCGCCGACTGCTCGCCGCCCTCGCCCTCGTCCTCCTGGTCGGCCTGGCCGGCTGCTCAACCATCTTCGGGAGCGGCGGCCCCGACCGCGAGGCGCTCTCCGAGGACGCGAACTACGAGTTCGACACCGACCGCGACGCCTACATCGAGGTCAACTCGGACAACTACACCGCCGTCTACAACATCTCCGCGCGGGACGGCGACGACGAGAACCCGACCATCCAGCTGTACACGACCGACGCGCTGACACTGGAACAGCCGCTGGAGGTGCGGGCGGTCCAGTTCCGCCACCCGAACGGCACGGTCGACCGGTTCGTCGACGGCAACGCCACCCGGGTCCACGACGACGGGACGACAGAACAGATCGACTCGCTGTCCGTGGAGACGAGCCGCGAACGGACCACCGTCAGTCTGCCGTCCGACGAGGGGCAACTGGCGTTCACCACCCCGAAGAGCGGCAAGGAGGTCCGGATCCGTGCGCCCGTCTCGGGCAGCTACGAGCTGGTTCTGCCGCCGAACACGGACGCGTCGCTGCCGCTGCTCTCGCAGGTCCAGCCCGCCAACGACGACCGCAGCGTCGAGGGCGACCGGGTCCACCTCACCTGGGAGGACCTCGACACCGAGGTGCTGATCGTCCGGTGGTACCTCGACCGCGACCTCTGGCTGTTCGGCGGCCTCGCCGCGGTCGCGATCGCCATCGGCACCGTCGGCGGCGTCTACTACTACCTGCAGATCCAGCAGGCGAAGCGCCGCCGCGAGGACGAGGGCATCGACGTCGAGTACGACGACCGCGACGACCCGCCGCCGGGCATGCGTTAAGCGTTTTCCGCGGTCGGCACGTACGTCGGGTATGGACGTCGCCTTGGTGTCCGTCGGCGACGAGATCCTCGCCGGCGACACCGTCAACACGAACGCCGCCTGGCTGGGCGGGCGACTGGCCGACCGCGGCGCGTCCGTCGAGCGCGTCTCGGTCGTCCCAGACCGCGTCGCCGACATCGCCCGCGTCGTCAACGAGCACGCCGCCGAGTTCGACGCCGTGGTCGTGACCGGCGGCCTCGGCCCGACCCACGACGACGTGACCATGGAGGGCGTCGCCGCCGCCGTCGGCCGGACCGTCACCACCAGCGAGACCGCCCTCGAGTGGCTGACCGGCGAGGGCGGCTACGCCCGCGACGACCTCGCGACCGGGACGGCCGACATCCCCGAGGGTGCCCGGCCGCTGCACAACGAGGAGGGCGTCGCGCCGGGGTGCGTCGTCGAGAACGTCTACGTCCTGCCGGGCGTCCCCGACGAGATGGAAGCGATGTTCGAGCAGATAGAACAGGAGTTCGACGGCGAGCGCCAGCACGTCGGCTTCGTGACTGTCGACGAGCCGGAGAGCGCGCTCGTCGACCGGTTCGAGGAGCTCCAGGAACGCTTCGACGTCAAGGTGGGGAGCTACCCCGGCGACGGCGTCCGGGTGAAGCTCCAGAGCGCCGACGAAGAGGCGGTCGACGCCGCCGCGGCGTGGCTCCGGGCCAACGCCGACGCGGTCTAGCTGTAGAGGTGCCAGAGCCAGCCGACCGTGACGAGGAGGCTGGCGACCAGCACGATCCACCCCGAGGTGCCGACGGCGAGTTCGTTGACGGACTCCTGCAGTGGGACGTACATGGGCGAGCGTTGCTCCGGCCGTCTCTTAATGGATTCCCTTTCCGGCGCCGCGGCGGAGGTCGGGCCACGACCCTCCACGGGACGACCCGACTGCAGAGCCGCGGTACCGCGCCGTTTTTGGGACCGGCGGTCCCCTAGTCGGTATGCGACACGTTGGGCTGGTCGTCAACCCCATCGCGGGGATGGGCGGCCGCGTCGGGCTGAAGGGCACCGACAACAAGGTCGAGGAGGCCCGACGCCGCGGCGCCGAACCCCGCGCGCCGGACCGCGCCAGGCAGGCCCTCGAGCACCTCCGCGAACAGCCCGTCGAGGTCGAACTCTACACCTACGGCGGCGTGATGGGGGAGGACGAGGCCGTCGCCGCCGGGTTCTCCCCGGTCGTCGTCGGCCACGCCGAGGGGGAGGACACCTCCCGGGAGGACACCCGCGAGGCGGTCCGCAGGTTCGTCCGCGTTCCGCCGGAGGCGGAACGGAACGGTCGAGCGGTCGGACCGCGAGACGAGGGCGTCGACCTCATCCTCTTCGTCGGCGGCGACGGGACCGCCGTCGACGTCGCCGAGACGCTCGACGAACTCGACGCCGAGGTCCCCATCCTCGGCGTCCCCGGCGGCGTGAAGGTCTACTCGTCGGTCTTCGCCGTCACGCCGCGGGCCGCCGGCCGCATCGCGACCACCTTCGACCGCACCGAGACCCGCGAGGTCAACGACATCGACGAGGACGCCTACCGCGGCGGCGACGTCAACACCGAACTCAAGGCGCTCGCGGAGGTCCCCGTCGGCGACGAGATCCAGACCTCAAAGCAGATCGGCGGCGGCACCGTCGAGGCGCTGGCCGACGCCGTCGCCGGCGACATCGCCGAGGACGACGCGACGTACGTCCTGGGTCCCGGCTCGACCGTCGACGCCGTCAAGACCGAACTCGGGTTCAACGGCTCGCCGCTCGGCGTCGATGTCTGGCGCGACGGCGACCTCCTGGCGCGGGACGCCGGCGAGTCCGACATCCTCGAGAACCTGAGCGAGCGGAACGTCATCGTGGTCTCGCCGATCGGCGGCCAGGGGTTCATCTTCGGCCGCGGCAACGACCAGATCTCCCCGGCGGTCATCCGCCAGTCGGAGATCGAGGTCATCGCGTCGAAGCAGAAGCTCGACGACATCGGCGTGCTGCGCGTCGACACGGGCGACCCCGACCTGGACGAGGAGCTCAGAGGCTGGCAGCGGGTTCGGGTCGGGAAGTTCGAGCGGCGGCTGCTGAAGGTCGTCTGAACCCGCGTTTTGCACGCGAACGCTGGTCGCGGGCCGTCCGGCGCGCGTCAGTCGCTCGTCGCTACCGGCGGCGAAGCCGGCACGTCATTCGCTCGTGGGCCGACGGCCCGCAACCCACCGGGCCTACCCCGATTGTCGTTCTACTTTTCGCGGCGAGGGAAACCCGAACGGTCGACTGTGTGTACCGTTCGAGCATCTTTCGCCGGGTACTGAGAAGGCGATAACTTCGGCATCCACGAGCTCTGGGTAGCTCTGCGAAAAAAGATGATTCGGGGAACCGCGAGGGGCCCGATTACTACGGATCGAGCAACCCAGCGACGGCACACAGCAAGTTCCCGAGCAGGTTGCCCGGGCCTGCCACAGCGGTAATATCGATCGCGATCGTTTCGGTCTCGATCTGGAGTCCGAGCAGATCCAGGAAGATCGGTTGGATGACGAGTTCGAGGATCGGACATTCTCCCGAGGAGTTCGGGCTGAGGAGGCCAAGAACATCCTCTAATAGTCCGAGCACCGTCTCGAAAGCCTGGTTTATCTGTTGGGTCGGGTTCTGGGTGAGTCTCCCCTGCAGTCGCCCGGCTGCAACCAATTCGCCGGCTTCGTTCACGTCAAGTTCGTCAATGACGAGTTTCCCGTCGAAAGTAGCTTCTTCGCCGGTCTCGAAGGCGTTATTGTCGACAACGTCGGTCTCTTCGGCTAGTGTACCGCTCCACTCGTCTTCGAAGACCAGCCTGTTGACGTTGGAGCCGTTGCCCTTTGCCGCGGCCGCGCCCGTGGTGGCAAACCCTCCGCCACCAATCGCACCTGCTGCGACGATTGTTTTGAGGAGTGTACGTCGACGACCGTCCGGTGACCCGCTTTCTTCATTTCTGTCCATTGTGTCGTGCCGCCTGGTGGCGACATCGGTCGTTGATTCGGGGTGGGTATTGTTAGCAGGTGACCCTTCTAACGTTTATTGCGTCGGCTGGGTATCAGACTCTAAGCAGTACCGAGTAAGGGCCGACGGGAGTGATCTGTTCGAGAGATATCGAGGATGTACTTCGAGCGACGCCAACCTACTCCTACGGTCGTATCCGGACTGCGTACCGCCGCTGCGTGAGGATACGTTTGCTTATCGGCCTTTTGCGTCCCCTTTCCAGCAGGGGTCTCGCTCAGATTGGAGAAATGCTAGTCCTGATTTGACTGGTACGAATACTGACTAGTAGCTGGGTGATCCGCTTCTACGTATCCGGTTAGAAGGTTGGCTGTCGGTGACAATTTACTGGCCATCTTCTCCCTGTTCAGCACTGGATTCCTGACGAGATGGGGCGTTATTCAGCGCGCTTTGTTGAACCCCCGGATCAACCGGATTGGTAGCGGAGCGATTCCAGTGCGACGAGACGGAACGGTTCGGGAGTCGAAGTCTGCCAACAGACCGGTTCGAACACGGTGGCCCCTGCTCCTGTTCTTTTCTCTCGTTCTCCTCACCTACCTGTACGGCACGGTGTCGTAGATGGTCCCCCCACGACGACCGATAGCTGGACCCCTGTACGGACAGGTTCGACAGGAGAAGCCCGGGTTTCTAGAGCCCCAGTTCCCGCCCGAGTACGAGGTGCTGG includes:
- a CDS encoding ATP-NAD kinase family protein, with the translated sequence MRHVGLVVNPIAGMGGRVGLKGTDNKVEEARRRGAEPRAPDRARQALEHLREQPVEVELYTYGGVMGEDEAVAAGFSPVVVGHAEGEDTSREDTREAVRRFVRVPPEAERNGRAVGPRDEGVDLILFVGGDGTAVDVAETLDELDAEVPILGVPGGVKVYSSVFAVTPRAAGRIATTFDRTETREVNDIDEDAYRGGDVNTELKALAEVPVGDEIQTSKQIGGGTVEALADAVAGDIAEDDATYVLGPGSTVDAVKTELGFNGSPLGVDVWRDGDLLARDAGESDILENLSERNVIVVSPIGGQGFIFGRGNDQISPAVIRQSEIEVIASKQKLDDIGVLRVDTGDPDLDEELRGWQRVRVGKFERRLLKVV
- a CDS encoding DUF5803 family protein; the protein is MNRRLLAALALVLLVGLAGCSTIFGSGGPDREALSEDANYEFDTDRDAYIEVNSDNYTAVYNISARDGDDENPTIQLYTTDALTLEQPLEVRAVQFRHPNGTVDRFVDGNATRVHDDGTTEQIDSLSVETSRERTTVSLPSDEGQLAFTTPKSGKEVRIRAPVSGSYELVLPPNTDASLPLLSQVQPANDDRSVEGDRVHLTWEDLDTEVLIVRWYLDRDLWLFGGLAAVAIAIGTVGGVYYYLQIQQAKRRREDEGIDVEYDDRDDPPPGMR
- a CDS encoding competence/damage-inducible protein A — its product is MDVALVSVGDEILAGDTVNTNAAWLGGRLADRGASVERVSVVPDRVADIARVVNEHAAEFDAVVVTGGLGPTHDDVTMEGVAAAVGRTVTTSETALEWLTGEGGYARDDLATGTADIPEGARPLHNEEGVAPGCVVENVYVLPGVPDEMEAMFEQIEQEFDGERQHVGFVTVDEPESALVDRFEELQERFDVKVGSYPGDGVRVKLQSADEEAVDAAAAWLRANADAV